From the genome of Ahaetulla prasina isolate Xishuangbanna chromosome 15, ASM2864084v1, whole genome shotgun sequence, one region includes:
- the C15H5orf52 gene encoding uncharacterized protein C5orf52 homolog yields MEKAPEGPPLPVVTFFQPRDHQVLVLYSQQTCSEKALKRFLPKSHLAKVIIQDNVSVQRIQEIKKQQIEGRKKKAENLLDQMKRRFLQNQQKKTFRWKKEYSYYQKMLEEIDQRNQMRELGSTLMMKASQSSSAKPVDKPSRLR; encoded by the exons ATGGAGAAGGCGCCGGAGGGACCCCCCCTGCCCGTCGTGACTTTCTTCCAGCCCCGCGACCACCAAGTACTGGTGCTGTACAG CCAGCAAACTTGCAGCGAAAAAGCTCTGAAGAGGTTTCTTCCCAAAAGCCACCTGGCGAAGGTGATTATCCAGGACAATGTTAGCGTTCAGCGGATCCAGGAGATTAAG AAACAGCAAATTGAAGGTCGGAAAAAGAAAGCCGAGAATCTGTTGGATCAGATGAAAAGGAGGTTTCTCCAGAACCAGCAGAAAAAGACCTTCCGATGGAAGAAAGAATACAGCTATTATCAGAAAATGTTGGAAGAGATCGACCAGCGGAATCAGATGCGAGAGTTAGGCTCGACTTTGATGATGAAGGCAAGCCAGTCCAGTTCTGCAAAACCCGTGGACAAGCCAAGTCGACTCAGATAA